In a genomic window of Sphingomonas koreensis:
- a CDS encoding LuxR C-terminal-related transcriptional regulator, which yields MLSEPIHVNIIGKNEIVREGLKRILADQDFSVDCAVSCVDDLDIENEPSLIIIDVNDIDEGLSVCADVRERCPKPRIVIMTDGFSMEDVSRAFATGDVDGYLVKEISCDPLAGALRLTALGEKVLPSQIASSLASAPAGAISRCWDMGASGTNLSAREVDILRCLVDGEPNKVISRRLSIADATVKVHIKAILRKLRVRNRTQAAIWAVNRGLAGEAPVNATPALRPQPPFPAALPPQRAPEIQLARAS from the coding sequence ATGTTGAGCGAACCCATTCACGTCAATATCATTGGCAAGAACGAGATTGTCAGGGAAGGGCTGAAGCGAATTCTAGCTGACCAAGATTTTTCGGTCGATTGCGCAGTATCTTGCGTCGATGATCTGGACATCGAGAACGAACCCTCGCTCATCATCATCGACGTCAACGACATCGATGAAGGCCTGAGCGTGTGCGCCGATGTGCGCGAACGCTGTCCCAAGCCGCGCATTGTCATCATGACCGATGGGTTCAGCATGGAGGACGTTTCCCGCGCTTTTGCGACGGGGGACGTGGACGGATACCTCGTAAAGGAGATTTCGTGCGATCCACTGGCGGGCGCCCTGCGCCTGACCGCCCTTGGAGAGAAGGTTCTGCCGTCTCAGATCGCCAGTTCGCTCGCCAGTGCGCCTGCCGGCGCGATTTCGCGCTGCTGGGATATGGGCGCCAGCGGAACCAATCTGTCGGCGCGCGAGGTCGATATCCTGCGCTGCCTGGTCGATGGCGAGCCCAACAAGGTGATTTCGCGTCGTCTGAGCATCGCCGACGCGACGGTCAAGGTCCACATCAAGGCGATCCTGCGCAAGCTGCGCGTCCGCAATCGCACGCAGGCGGCGATCTGGGCGGTCAACCGCGGGCTGGCGGGCGAAGCGCCGGTGAATGCGACTCCGGCGCTGCGTCCGCAACCGCCCTTTCCCGCCGCATTGCCCCCGCAAAGAGCGCCAGAGATCCAGCTAGCCAGAGCAAGTTGA
- a CDS encoding glycosyltransferase family 4 protein: MNIAFVLSALGAGGAERVISSIAGAAIARGWTVTVITFDAPDDPIFHAIDPRAQLIRLAVPAGSGGLSAYAAGIRRARALRRALDAGSYDVVISFLTKINVLTLLATLGRHTPVIVSERNNPDRQPAHPLWQMMLHRLYPRAAGVVTLTERGKARMRITDRSKVTVIPNPIPALAFEPRREKPPQLVAVGRLTEQKGFDLLIDAFAGIAARFPDWSLVIFGEGPERPRLEALVRDHGLQHRIRLPGNTERHAEWISAASMFVLSSRYEGFANVVGEAMRAGLAVVASDCDFGPGEMIEQEVSGLLVPPEDCAQLATALSRVMSSGTLLRRLGSNAKRRATLFDERIILDRWLGLIASAADRQPATSSGKSFRSGSRLHALIRSR, from the coding sequence GTGAACATAGCGTTCGTCCTGTCGGCACTGGGAGCGGGCGGCGCGGAACGCGTCATCAGCTCGATCGCCGGGGCTGCGATCGCGCGGGGATGGACCGTGACGGTCATTACCTTCGATGCCCCGGACGATCCGATCTTTCACGCGATCGATCCGCGCGCGCAGCTCATCCGCCTCGCTGTACCGGCAGGGAGCGGCGGCCTCTCCGCCTATGCAGCAGGCATCCGACGCGCGCGCGCGCTTCGGCGCGCGCTCGACGCCGGCAGCTACGATGTCGTCATATCTTTCCTAACCAAGATCAACGTGCTCACCTTGCTCGCGACACTTGGCCGGCACACACCCGTCATCGTCTCGGAGCGCAACAATCCCGATCGCCAGCCAGCCCATCCGCTCTGGCAGATGATGTTGCACCGGCTCTACCCGCGCGCCGCGGGGGTCGTGACGCTCACCGAACGCGGGAAAGCACGGATGCGGATCACGGACAGGTCGAAGGTGACGGTCATCCCGAACCCCATCCCGGCGCTCGCCTTCGAGCCGAGGCGGGAGAAACCGCCACAGCTAGTCGCGGTCGGCCGGCTGACGGAGCAAAAGGGATTCGATCTGCTCATCGATGCATTCGCCGGAATTGCGGCCCGTTTCCCCGACTGGAGCCTCGTCATCTTCGGCGAGGGGCCGGAACGGCCGCGCCTGGAAGCCTTAGTTCGGGACCACGGACTCCAGCACCGGATACGTCTTCCGGGCAATACCGAACGGCACGCGGAATGGATCAGCGCCGCCAGCATGTTCGTGCTCTCCTCCCGCTATGAAGGCTTTGCCAATGTCGTGGGCGAAGCGATGCGGGCGGGTCTGGCCGTTGTCGCCAGCGATTGCGATTTCGGGCCAGGCGAGATGATCGAACAGGAAGTGAGCGGCCTGCTGGTTCCCCCCGAAGACTGCGCACAGCTCGCAACGGCGCTCAGCAGGGTCATGTCCTCCGGTACACTGCTCCGGCGATTGGGGAGCAACGCCAAACGACGTGCCACGCTGTTCGACGAGCGCATCATTCTCGATCGCTGGCTAGGCCTGATTGCCAGTGCCGCAGACCGCCAGCCGGCGACCTCCAGCGGCAAATCCTTTCGATCCGGATCCCGACTTCATGCGTTGATCAGATCGCGCTGA
- a CDS encoding HAD family hydrolase, with the protein MSTVIVFDLDDTLYRERDYVRSGIAAVDVWVQWRLGIHGFDATATTLWNAGRRTKLFDMALAELGVTADLATIAAMVAIYRDHLPRIRLAPDALAFLASDHGFGLALITDGFGAAQRRKVAALGLTRYPFDPIVYTDDWGPTFWKPHRRAFDAVEAVHRGRSNRFVYVADNPAKDFLAPRALGWGTVQIDRPDAVHPRVAPGPPYCAATHIRSLRDLTQQRTEALFAPASLEVDA; encoded by the coding sequence ATGAGCACCGTCATCGTCTTCGATCTCGACGACACGCTCTATCGCGAACGGGACTATGTGCGCAGCGGCATCGCTGCGGTGGATGTGTGGGTGCAATGGCGGCTCGGCATACACGGGTTCGACGCGACGGCCACAACGCTGTGGAATGCAGGTCGGCGCACGAAGCTTTTCGACATGGCACTGGCCGAACTGGGGGTGACAGCCGATCTCGCCACGATCGCAGCGATGGTCGCCATCTATCGCGACCATCTTCCCCGCATCCGGCTCGCGCCCGATGCGCTTGCCTTCCTTGCCAGCGACCACGGGTTCGGTCTTGCACTGATTACCGACGGCTTCGGCGCAGCGCAGCGGCGGAAGGTGGCCGCGCTTGGCCTGACGCGCTACCCCTTCGACCCGATCGTCTACACCGACGACTGGGGACCGACCTTCTGGAAGCCGCATCGCCGCGCCTTCGATGCTGTCGAAGCGGTGCATCGTGGGCGATCGAACCGCTTCGTCTATGTCGCCGACAATCCAGCCAAGGACTTTCTCGCGCCCCGCGCTCTTGGCTGGGGGACGGTACAGATCGACCGGCCAGATGCCGTCCACCCCCGCGTGGCACCCGGTCCGCCCTATTGCGCTGCCACGCATATCCGGTCCCTGCGCGACCTGACTCAGCAGCGCACCGAGGCCCTGTTCGCTCCGGCATCGTTGGAGGTGGACGCGTGA
- a CDS encoding ATP-grasp domain-containing protein — protein MHQLVADRTLDIPPPTGPDRQLTMLLCSAGRRVGLLRAFRRAAANLHVDLQIVACDAQPEWSAACRLADLAVQVPRADSPSYIPAIEAICREYNVGLVVPTIDPELLPLAAARDRLAASGTTVAVSTPPLIEICRDKLRTADFLGAHGIPVPRTIDLASADSRSWSGPAIVKPRHGSAGRAVTRIGSLDMLPGAATEPMVVQELLEGEEWTVNLYFDGAGTLRSVVPHHRVQVRAGEVEKGVTGRQSHLMEIARQMAACLPGPRGALCFQAITATDGSAKVFEINARFGGGYPLADYAGASFAQWLIEERLRLPDTATDAWATGVAMLRFDAAIFVTL, from the coding sequence ATGCACCAGCTCGTTGCAGACCGCACGCTGGATATCCCGCCGCCAACCGGCCCCGACCGGCAACTGACCATGTTGCTATGTTCGGCCGGCCGGCGCGTCGGCCTGCTCCGCGCATTCCGGCGCGCCGCCGCCAACCTGCACGTCGATCTCCAGATCGTCGCGTGCGACGCGCAACCCGAATGGAGCGCCGCGTGCCGACTCGCCGATCTGGCAGTGCAGGTACCCCGCGCCGACTCCCCCAGCTATATCCCGGCGATCGAGGCGATCTGCCGCGAGTACAACGTCGGGCTCGTCGTGCCGACGATCGATCCGGAGCTGCTGCCGCTGGCGGCTGCTCGTGATCGTCTTGCGGCATCGGGCACGACCGTTGCGGTGAGCACGCCTCCGCTGATCGAGATTTGCCGCGACAAGCTACGGACCGCGGATTTTCTGGGCGCGCACGGGATCCCGGTCCCGCGCACGATCGACCTTGCGTCGGCGGATTCGCGCAGCTGGAGCGGCCCGGCGATCGTCAAGCCACGGCACGGCAGCGCCGGACGCGCAGTCACCCGGATCGGCAGTCTCGATATGCTGCCCGGCGCCGCAACCGAACCGATGGTCGTCCAGGAACTGCTCGAAGGCGAAGAGTGGACGGTGAACCTCTATTTCGACGGCGCCGGCACCCTGCGCTCAGTCGTGCCCCATCACCGGGTACAGGTGCGCGCCGGCGAGGTGGAGAAGGGCGTTACCGGCCGGCAGTCGCACCTGATGGAAATCGCCAGGCAGATGGCCGCCTGCCTCCCCGGCCCGCGCGGCGCACTATGCTTTCAGGCCATCACCGCAACCGACGGTTCGGCAAAGGTGTTCGAGATCAATGCGCGTTTCGGCGGCGGCTATCCACTCGCCGACTACGCCGGTGCATCCTTCGCACAATGGCTGATCGAGGAACGGCTGAGGCTGCCGGACACAGCCACCGATGCCTGGGCGACAGGCGTTGCGATGCTGCGGTTCGATGCGGCGATCTTCGTGACGCTATGA
- a CDS encoding PIG-L deacetylase family protein, producing the protein MTGALTNMGTVLVIAPHPDDEILGCGGTIARLTADGQTVHIAIATRGKPPRYPPEDVERVRAEAAAAHTLLGVTQSHWLDHPAAELDRVPHAELNGSMGALFETVRPDTLFLPFAGDIHLDHQLTFRSALVAARPRNWRYPTRIYAYETLSETNWSAPCLAPGFAPNVFVDIHETLDRKLDAFACYRSQVCAFPNERSPEALRALATLRGATVHRRAAEAFLLIREVS; encoded by the coding sequence ATGACCGGGGCGCTGACGAACATGGGCACCGTGCTGGTCATTGCGCCGCACCCTGACGACGAGATCCTCGGGTGCGGCGGCACCATCGCACGCCTCACGGCGGACGGTCAGACGGTCCATATCGCGATCGCCACGCGCGGAAAGCCACCGCGCTACCCGCCGGAGGATGTCGAACGTGTCCGTGCGGAAGCTGCCGCCGCGCACACGCTGCTCGGCGTCACCCAATCGCACTGGCTCGATCACCCTGCAGCCGAACTCGATCGCGTTCCGCATGCGGAGCTCAACGGCTCTATGGGCGCGCTGTTCGAGACGGTAAGGCCTGACACGCTGTTCCTCCCGTTCGCCGGCGACATCCATCTCGACCATCAGCTGACCTTCCGCTCCGCGCTCGTCGCGGCTAGACCGCGGAACTGGCGTTACCCCACACGCATCTACGCCTACGAAACGCTGTCGGAGACCAACTGGTCGGCCCCCTGCCTCGCGCCGGGCTTCGCGCCGAACGTCTTCGTCGATATCCACGAAACGCTCGACCGCAAGCTCGACGCCTTCGCCTGCTATCGATCGCAGGTCTGCGCCTTTCCGAACGAACGCTCGCCCGAAGCGCTGCGTGCGCTGGCGACGCTTCGCGGCGCTACGGTGCATCGGCGCGCGGCCGAAGCTTTCCTGCTCATCCGGGAGGTATCATGA
- a CDS encoding methionyl-tRNA formyltransferase, whose translation MRALLIGAVEGTRVAAEAIARVPDWELAAIATLPAALATRHSDFVDLAPVAARHGATLLPVEQCNAPAFLEQVKAIAADIVFVIGWSQICGPEFRAAAGGRVVGYHPAPLPRLRGRAVIPWTILLDEKITASSLFWIDDGIDSGPLLAQRFFHVAPAETAGSLYAKHMAALDKMLSELLPRLARGPVSGEPQDETVATWATRRRPDDGRIDWHAPAAEVERLVRAVGHPYPGAFTDAGGDRITIWAARACDCAGRQHARAGQIVLRDTEGFAVRCGDGRALHVLDFETAARGPALHSVLGTGR comes from the coding sequence ATGCGCGCGTTGCTGATCGGCGCGGTTGAAGGTACGCGCGTCGCGGCGGAGGCGATTGCCCGGGTTCCGGACTGGGAACTGGCCGCGATCGCAACCCTGCCCGCGGCGCTCGCCACTCGCCATTCCGATTTCGTCGATCTGGCGCCTGTTGCCGCGCGCCACGGTGCGACACTGCTTCCCGTCGAACAGTGCAACGCGCCAGCCTTTCTCGAGCAGGTGAAGGCGATCGCCGCCGATATCGTCTTCGTCATCGGCTGGTCGCAGATCTGCGGGCCGGAATTTCGCGCCGCCGCGGGCGGACGCGTGGTGGGCTACCATCCTGCCCCACTGCCCCGTCTGCGCGGACGTGCCGTCATTCCCTGGACGATCCTGCTCGACGAAAAGATCACTGCGTCGAGCCTGTTCTGGATCGACGACGGCATCGACAGCGGCCCCCTGCTCGCCCAGCGTTTCTTCCACGTTGCTCCGGCCGAGACCGCCGGGTCGCTCTACGCCAAGCATATGGCTGCGCTCGACAAGATGCTCAGCGAACTGCTCCCGCGGCTGGCACGGGGCCCGGTTTCCGGCGAACCGCAAGACGAAACCGTCGCGACCTGGGCAACCCGCCGCCGCCCGGATGATGGGCGGATCGACTGGCATGCACCGGCCGCGGAGGTCGAAAGGCTGGTCCGCGCGGTCGGACACCCCTATCCGGGCGCGTTCACAGATGCCGGCGGCGATCGCATCACGATCTGGGCCGCGCGTGCCTGTGACTGCGCCGGGCGCCAGCATGCCCGCGCCGGTCAGATCGTCCTGCGCGACACGGAAGGCTTTGCCGTCCGCTGCGGCGACGGTCGTGCGCTCCACGTGCTCGACTTCGAGACCGCGGCCCGCGGACCTGCGCTCCATAGCGTGCTGGGGACCGGACGATGA
- a CDS encoding sugar transferase: protein MRVLVLASLAYSLVNFRAALLREMVAEGHEVIACAPDEDPATIAELAAMGVRFTSVPMDRAGTNPIRDLATLRALVRTIRREAPDICLAYTQKPIIYGGIAARIAGGSTRFFAMVSGLGHVYSDDRPVNWPHRMLRSAVSMLYRTAVARAAGIFVFNADDADELRRHRIVGRDRRIVQVPGSGIDTAKFPHVPIPAGPPVFLLVARLMRNKGISEFIEAASTVRARYPEASFRILGPRESGSAGFTAEEIDAWGTQGIEYLGATRDVRPHLAQSSVFVLPSCYREGLPRTILEALATGRPVITTDTPGCRETVVPGENGLLVPPRDAPALARAMEQLAGDPERVRSMGAHSRQLAQQRFRVERVNEQLLSEMGLAGTSLAPGRHRALGDYRLAERGLAVLALILATPLLLLVAAAVALALGRPVLFRQRRAGQGGHAFDLVKFRSMAAAGAHPLPDAARLSSFGRLLRRTRLDELPELWNIVRGEMSFVGPRPLLPETVAAMGKAGARRGQVRPGLTGWAQVNGNALLSDSDKLALDLWYIDNRSLTRDGKIILRTFTMLARGERVSPANIGRAYARVADRRG from the coding sequence ATGAGGGTTCTCGTTCTAGCCAGTCTGGCCTATTCGCTGGTCAACTTCCGCGCCGCGCTGCTGCGTGAGATGGTCGCCGAGGGGCATGAGGTCATCGCCTGCGCGCCGGATGAGGATCCGGCGACGATCGCGGAGCTGGCAGCGATGGGCGTCCGTTTCACCTCGGTGCCGATGGACCGGGCCGGAACCAACCCGATCCGCGACCTCGCCACCTTGCGTGCGCTGGTCCGGACTATCCGGCGGGAAGCCCCCGACATCTGCCTCGCCTACACGCAGAAACCAATCATTTATGGCGGCATCGCTGCGCGGATCGCCGGCGGGAGTACCCGCTTCTTCGCGATGGTCAGCGGATTGGGGCATGTCTATTCGGACGACCGCCCGGTAAACTGGCCGCACCGGATGCTGCGATCGGCGGTCTCGATGCTCTATCGCACGGCGGTTGCCCGCGCGGCAGGAATCTTCGTCTTCAATGCCGACGATGCAGATGAGCTGCGCCGTCACCGGATCGTCGGGCGGGATCGCCGGATCGTCCAGGTTCCCGGCTCGGGCATCGACACGGCGAAGTTTCCACATGTTCCGATACCCGCGGGACCGCCCGTCTTTCTCCTGGTCGCGCGGCTGATGCGCAACAAGGGGATAAGCGAGTTCATCGAGGCCGCATCCACTGTCCGGGCGCGATACCCCGAAGCAAGCTTCCGAATTCTCGGCCCGCGTGAGTCCGGATCCGCCGGCTTCACCGCCGAGGAGATCGATGCCTGGGGTACGCAGGGCATCGAATATCTCGGCGCGACCCGCGACGTGCGTCCCCATCTCGCGCAATCAAGCGTGTTCGTACTCCCGTCCTGCTACCGCGAAGGATTGCCGCGCACGATTCTCGAGGCGCTGGCGACCGGCAGACCAGTCATCACCACCGACACACCAGGCTGCCGCGAGACTGTCGTCCCGGGCGAAAACGGCTTGCTCGTGCCGCCACGCGACGCCCCGGCGCTCGCCCGTGCGATGGAACAACTCGCCGGTGATCCGGAACGCGTCCGGTCGATGGGCGCACATTCGCGGCAGCTGGCACAGCAGCGCTTCCGCGTCGAGCGCGTCAACGAACAGTTGCTGTCGGAGATGGGGCTGGCCGGCACCTCGCTGGCACCGGGCCGGCACCGCGCACTGGGAGACTATCGCCTCGCCGAGCGCGGACTCGCCGTACTGGCACTGATTCTCGCCACGCCGCTTCTCCTGCTCGTCGCGGCCGCCGTGGCGCTCGCGCTCGGACGGCCGGTGCTCTTTCGCCAGCGGCGCGCCGGTCAGGGCGGACATGCGTTCGATCTCGTCAAGTTCCGCTCGATGGCGGCCGCAGGTGCCCACCCCCTCCCCGACGCCGCTCGCCTGTCGTCCTTCGGCAGGCTATTGCGCCGCACCCGGCTCGATGAACTGCCCGAGCTGTGGAACATCGTCCGCGGCGAGATGAGCTTTGTCGGTCCACGGCCGCTGCTTCCCGAAACGGTGGCGGCGATGGGAAAGGCCGGTGCGCGGCGCGGCCAGGTCCGGCCGGGGTTGACGGGCTGGGCGCAAGTGAACGGCAATGCGCTGCTAAGCGATTCCGACAAGCTAGCACTCGACCTCTGGTACATCGACAACCGCTCGCTGACGCGGGATGGCAAGATCATTCTCCGCACCTTCACCATGCTGGCTCGTGGCGAACGCGTCAGCCCCGCCAATATCGGGAGAGCCTATGCGCGCGTTGCTGATCGGCGCGGTTGA
- a CDS encoding glycosyltransferase, with protein sequence MTERACHTASAMPGLVQHLTTSLDVGGAQAMLVKLIEANIAKRKCARPAVLSLMRPGTFAQRLRQTGCPTYTLGMSRGVPGPVATLRLLRITAMLQPDILQGWMYHGNLAASVAGLAAGRKVPIFWNVRHSLADPMVEKRSSRALFALSARLSRSVQGIIYNSRTAAQQHAAIGFDPSRAIHIPNGFDLSTYHPDPAARARLEAIFNLTPGGILIGMVARNHPMKDHATLVRAVARARSAGHDLRLLFVGPGMDRPDPSLSQTIAQYLPAGTATLAGERTDLASWLPGLDLLALSSAWGEAFPNILGEAMACGVPCIATDIGDSAWVVGEGGLIVPPRDAEAMAVAIERLAALDTGARRNLGAAGRARAIAHFDINDIAVQYRRLYASAVERATKDTAPASTNALASDAGVSRL encoded by the coding sequence ATGACTGAGCGCGCCTGTCACACAGCATCGGCGATGCCGGGTCTGGTGCAACACCTCACCACGAGCCTCGATGTCGGAGGCGCGCAGGCGATGCTGGTGAAGCTGATCGAGGCCAATATCGCCAAGCGCAAATGCGCGCGTCCCGCTGTGCTTTCGCTCATGCGCCCCGGCACGTTTGCACAACGCCTGCGGCAGACGGGTTGCCCGACCTATACGCTTGGCATGTCGCGGGGCGTTCCTGGTCCGGTCGCGACGCTCCGCCTGTTACGGATCACCGCCATGCTTCAACCCGACATTTTGCAGGGCTGGATGTACCACGGCAATCTCGCCGCAAGCGTCGCAGGCCTCGCCGCGGGGCGGAAGGTTCCGATATTCTGGAACGTGCGTCACTCGCTGGCCGATCCGATGGTGGAGAAACGCAGCAGCCGCGCGTTGTTCGCGCTCAGTGCGCGTCTGTCGCGATCCGTGCAGGGGATCATCTACAATTCGCGCACTGCGGCACAGCAGCACGCAGCGATCGGCTTCGACCCGTCGCGCGCGATCCACATCCCCAACGGGTTCGATCTGTCGACCTACCACCCCGATCCGGCCGCCCGCGCACGGCTCGAAGCGATCTTCAACCTCACCCCCGGGGGTATTCTGATCGGCATGGTCGCCCGCAATCACCCGATGAAGGATCATGCGACGCTGGTCCGCGCCGTCGCGCGCGCGCGCTCGGCAGGCCATGATCTGCGGCTGCTGTTCGTCGGGCCAGGCATGGACCGGCCCGATCCGTCGCTTTCCCAGACGATCGCGCAATATCTGCCGGCCGGAACCGCGACGCTTGCTGGAGAGCGGACCGATCTCGCCAGCTGGCTGCCGGGGCTTGACCTCCTCGCGCTCTCCTCCGCCTGGGGAGAGGCGTTCCCCAATATCCTGGGCGAGGCGATGGCATGCGGCGTACCGTGCATCGCTACCGATATCGGCGACAGCGCCTGGGTGGTCGGAGAAGGTGGCCTGATCGTCCCCCCGCGCGACGCCGAGGCGATGGCGGTGGCGATCGAGCGGCTGGCTGCACTCGACACCGGCGCGCGGCGGAACCTTGGCGCTGCCGGGCGCGCGCGCGCGATCGCGCATTTCGATATCAACGACATCGCAGTCCAGTACCGCCGACTGTACGCCAGCGCGGTCGAGCGGGCCACGAAGGATACCGCCCCCGCCAGCACGAATGCGCTGGCCAGCGACGCGGGAGTGAGCCGGCTATGA